The Xiphophorus couchianus chromosome 5, X_couchianus-1.0, whole genome shotgun sequence genome includes a region encoding these proteins:
- the LOC114145517 gene encoding lipopolysaccharide-induced tumor necrosis factor-alpha factor homolog: MEPPSYEEANSHCSIQSAGQHNHSSPPAYTSTQSPSTPPPTYGEAVYPSAFPVLTPPSGQTAVATSSENSRVTVHPLIQIGERASRGSRAPTVVVVSQPQPVPIILNSLRDSPGFVRCPHCLELVTSNVAYVAGRTAVCSCVIIALMGLFCGFCLIPLCMRGLQDAHHSCPQCGEKLYVYER; the protein is encoded by the exons ATGGAACCACCTTCATATGAGGAAGCCAACAGCCATTGCTCCATTCAGTCTGCAGGACAACATAACCACTCCTCTCCTCCAGCCTATACCTCCACCCAGTCCCCATCTACACCTCCTCCAACGTATGGAGAGGCCG tttaccCAAGTGCTTTTCCTGTCTTGACTCCACCCTCTGGGCAAACTGCTGTGGCTACATCATCTGAAAACTCCAGAGTCACAGTCCACCCACTTATACAAA TTGGTGAACGAGCCTCCAGAGGCAGCAGAGCTCCGACAGTAGTGGTCGTGTCCCAGCCGCAGCCAGTTCCCATCATACTGAACAGTCTGAGAGACTCTCCTGGATTTGTACGCTGTCCTCACTGCCTCGAGCTTGTCACCAGTAACGTTGCGTATGTCGCTGGGAGGACTGCTGTGTGCTCATGTGTCATTATAGCATTAATGGG GTTATTCTGTGGTTTCTGTCTGATTCCACTGTGCATGAGAGGACTGCAAGATGCACATCACTCCTGTCCACAATGTGGCGAGAAACTGTACGTTTATGAAAGATGA